DNA from Pichia kudriavzevii chromosome 5, complete sequence:
ATAAGTATTCGATTTTAGCTCAGATTGCAGAATCTGCTAATAGTAACCTAAAATTTTTTATGGAacaaatttttcagtttctaaACCAAACAATACTTGACAATTTTACCATTGagtttaattttattatGGGCTTCTTTGACATAACCGATAATGAAGAACTAAGTTCAACAATGAAGCAGATGTTTTCACCAATATTCAAATTGGGCACCAATTTTACCAAGTATCTTCTACAATATTGTAAAAGCGATTATTTTGGGATCCTACATACTATTAGAAGAATCCAAAAGATGGAGTATGAGATTCAGATGAGGTGTCTGCCAGAATTGTTTCAAACATACTTGAATTCTCAATTGATGGTATTATGGCCGGCTTTCCAGAATAATATTGACATCTTATGCGATAATATAACTGCAACATTGATGTCAACGTCAGTTATTAAGCAAATAATGAACAACAAAGCAAACCTGTTGATTCCATTAAAGGCAACCCAGTCGTTTAGTATGGTTTTGAGCAATATGGTAAAACTTGTCCAGAACTTGGTGTTTGAACTAGAAACCAGTGAGCCCTTAAATGGATCCATTGAACGACTTAGTAGCACATATGAGAAAGGTATGATACAATTAGCCAGTAACTTAGACCCtaacaagagaaaattgtTTCTCTACGTGAACTTCCAGCTTATGTATAATGTTCTCGACAGTGATAGTagcatcaaagaaaaaatgcCTGATCTTACCGATCATTACAAACGGCTGGTGGAAGCATACAGTTGACAACCagaaatgatgaaaaaaactgGTACATTTTAGAAAGTTCTGGAAAAGCTTACGTAaaagttcttttttttttatataagGAGAGGGTCTTTTTGTCCCTCAACTATGTACAGAACAACCTTGGTACCACAGTGTATAGATGAATCTTTAACAAACGCACTCTTAACATACGTTTCACGTTACCTTTTTGCATAAAAGAGATGGGAATTTTCGATCCAAGTAGAAACGACCAAGACAAGAACAAGGATGTTCAAATCAACTCTGTAAGTTTGTTTGACGACAAGTTGGGCTTGGACGCAATCGGAGATTGGCATaatcaaatacaaagaacactttcaaagacaaaCGATATTACGTTAGATGCTTTGGGTACCCTAAAGGGGTTGACCAATGGTGTGGGCTCCATTCTTGGCGCCTTTGACGACACAATCACTGGAAGTCTCCTTACTCCTAGAATTAGCCACAAGCCTAATGAAATTGTCACAAAGGGTATTCCGCCACCTGAAGTATATGATGAGTGTAAGAAGGCAGAGGGTCTTGGAGTTTGGGACCAGTATGGATTATGGCATTGTTTATTTCCTAGAAGTTCTATTCCCTACGATTATCACACAGGTAGAAGAAGCGATGATATCATCATCGACGATTCCAGCTTAGTTTCACGTGAAGATATCGAAAACGATGTTGATCACAAGTATGGCACTTTTTTCAAGAACATGGAAGACATGTTGGGTTGGCAATCCAGCATGAAGCGTGCCATCCAAGAACAAAAACGTAGACAGTGGGCCGATtgggaaaagaaagaaaaatccaagTGGGGATTTTTGACAGGTTTCACAAACGGTGATGATTCAAGTGAGGACGATGAAGGGAAGACTGTGGTTGGTAGAGAATCTGAAACTAGAGTTGTTACGCTGCCAAATGGCGATTTAGAAAGAACTACGGTAATGCGTAGACGGTATTCTGATGGTACTTCCAAGGTGAGAGAATTTTCCGAAATTATTGGCCCTGATGGTGAAGTTAAAAAGtgatattattttttatagCAATAGCAGACACTTCTTGAAGcattaaaattaaaagGTTTAAATACTGCGTATAAATGTGTGTAATGATTGGAATGAACTTGACGAGATCAAATATTGATATCTTAATTGGAGGGCTAGCTATTTGTTTGTCAGCCAAACGCCTCAACCTGAGAGTATGTAACTGTTAAAATGTCTTTGCTTGAAGACATACCATCCAATACAGCCAGTTTAGTATCCATTGGTGGTACAAATGCGTTACCAACATAACACCATAGTGGCTGATTGTCAGGTAAATTCAATTTTCGTAAGATGTGTAAATGTACGGCTGCAAATTCAGCAGTATCTGGAAACTCCTCCACACTTGGATGGATCTGTGCAATTGCTCCTATTGCCTTCAGGCGTATTAGCATTTGCAGACTAAGAAAGAAATTTAGAAATTGGCTTTAGAATTTCTCGTTTCGTGTTGGCAACAAGTCTTGTTTGCAagttcatcatcaaattttttgtaaatttgCCATTTCCATGCCACTGAGGATGTAATGATCAACTTCtatagttttctttttttgtttcccaccacaaacaaaaacatttcTAAGAATCAGTAGCTATGTCCGATATCAAAAAGCAAGATGCTGCAGACCTTATGGCCTCGCTAAATTTAGCAGAGTCCAAGGCTAAAGAGGAGAAGACTGTTCcaaaagttgatgaagcGACGGATGTCAAGAAGGTGGAAACTAATGAGAACTCGACCAAGGAGGTCAAGGATGCAGATCCAAAGGAACCTTTACCAGAGGGGAACCTGGTTAAATCCACCTATGAAGTCAAGGTGAAATTGGCGGATCTTCAAGCAGATCCAAACTCTCCACTCTATAGTGTCAAATCGTTTGAAGAGCTTGGTTTGAAGCCAGAACTACTTAAAGGTTTATATGCCATGAAGTTTTCTAAACCTTCCAAGATTCAAGAAAAGGCATTACCATTGCTATTATCCAATCCTGCCAGAAACATGATTGGACAATCGCAGTCGGGTACTGGTAAAACAGCAGCTTTTGCATTGACAATGTTATCGAGAGTTGATGAAGGCAATCCAAACGTTCAAGCTATTTGTTTGTCACCAGCTAGAGAATTAGCAAGACAAACATTAGATGTCGTTCAAGAAATGGGTAAATTCACAAACATCAAAACACAGCTATTAGTTCCAGGGTCTCTAGAGAGAGATTCAAAGATTGACGGACACATTCTTGTGGCAACACCGGGTTTCTTATTGGATATGattagaaagaaaagagtttCTGTTGGAAGTGTTAAAGTATTTGTTTTGGATGAAGCAGATAACATGTTAGATCAGCAAGGTTTAGGTGACCAGTGTTCAAGAATCAAGAAATTTTTGCCAAAGACCACACAATTAGTGTTGTTTTCTGCAACTTTCCCAGATGAAGTCAGAAGATATGCTGAGAAGTTTGTTCCAAATGCTAACTCTTTGGAGTTGAAACATGAGGAACTAAACGTTGATGCTATTACCCAATTGTACATGGACTGTGCggatgaaaatgaaaagttcaagaatTTATGTGAGTTTTACGGTTTGATGACAATTGCATCCTCTATCATTTTTGTCCAACGTAAAGATACAGCTGATAAACTATACATGAGAATGAAACAAGAAGGCCATGCAGTCTCTGTTCTACATGGATCGCTAGAGTCGTCAGAAAGAGATAGAttaattgatgattttagAGAGGGCCGTTCAAAAGTTTTAATCACCACCAATGTTCTTGCCAGAGGTATTGATATACCCTCCGTTACGATGGTTGTCAATTACGACATGCCATTTGATAAGAATGATAGGCCTGATCCATCTACCTATTTGCACAGAATTGGTAGAACCGGTAGATTCGGTAGAAGAGGTGTTTCTATCTCATTTATCGACAGCAAGAAATCGTATGAGTGCCTCCAATcgatttccaaatattttggtggtattgaaatgaagaaattgccAAACGACGATTGGGAtgaaattgaggaaatagTCAAGAAGGCCTTCAAATAGGGATAACCTTTTTGACAATGTGATATGTACACTGCTTTGAAGTCGAATCAAGAAGAACCTGTCtgtgtatatgtatatgttAATTTGTGTAGAGAATTTTAGAAAAGGAATATacaataaaattgaaaaaaaaaataagcaTACCAAGCTTGTCTCGAGTTACTTGTTCTGGAAATGCTTGACAACACCTGCAACGACACCTGCAATAATGGCAGCCAATATTATACATAAGACGAGAATGATCCATTTacattttctatttctCTTTGACAGGTTGACTGCCTTCACGACATTAGCGTCACCTTTTTCCAGCTCTTGCTGGGCAGAGTTAACTTGGTAGTTGGCGGAATTGAGGATTTCGTCTTGTTCTAGTACGATATCCTGTAAATCGTTGAACATTTGGTTCAAGGAAGCAGCCATTTCTTGAATCTTCACTAGTTCGTCATGTCTATACTTGACGTTCTCATAGACTTGTCTTGCTTCTgctgttttgttttgcaTTTCCAACGAAGTGGCAAACACATCGTCGGGACCATTCTGGAGAACAAACTGTTGGGCCTCATTGTACGAGGCTTGAGGATTGAttatttgatattgttcaACGGCTTGATGGGTGACTGCCTCTCTGAAATGGTCTTCCTCCATGATCATATCTTTCAATCCGCTTCTGAATAGCCTGttcaaattgttcaattggTTGACCATATCTGGATCCGACCTATCAACCTGTAGTTTCAAGTCTTCAATCGACTGTTTAATATCTAATTGGGATGACTTCATTGACATTGTCAAGCTATCAATGGATTGCAAAATCTGCTGTTTCTCGGACTCGGACACCGAGGTCATCTGTTGGTGCTGGAGGTGTCTGAGTCTTTCGGTATTGGACTTGTAAGTTTCGATTTCTCTCTTGATTCGTTGACATTCAGACATAAAGGACGCATTGTTCCCCGAACCAACGGGAACATAGGGATCGGAAAATGGGTTTTCCGGGACTTCAAACGGGTTTTCCGAGTTCATCGTGAGATCTGAGGTACACTGTGGAGATCGGAATCTATAGAGAGAACAGTATTGTAAAGGATAAACGAAAGTACTGTTGGAGGcggaagaaaaaaatgggaGGAAGGGGAAAAAGTACAATAGATGGAGGCTTGAGGTAACGCTAGAAATAGAAACTGTAAtttaataaagaaatttgaaCAATTCCAAgatgagaagaaaaagtgAAATATTATTtcagagagaaaaaaaaataaaaatgggAGGAATTGAAGCACTAATTGTCTCCATGTTTAATGCTCTAAGCATAAGCCAGAGAGGACATGAGCAAGGTACAGAATAGGGAAACCGCTGAGGAAGATAACCGTGGAGGACGGAAGCAGCAGACGCTTGCTGACGAGATTGGAGAAGCGTATGGGGGGCATTCGTTCACTATTTGGGATAGTTTGAGGGTTTATTTGTCGTCATTCCGAGACCAAAGAAAGGAGTATGAGAGGAAACTCCTTAACCATCTCCCCCTTTTCCAAGGAGAGGGGCAGCATGTGTATGGCAGGGAAGTGGAGGTGTTGGATGTTGAAGTCAGCGGGTCGTATATTCACGAGGTGTGTATTAGAAATACGGAAGTTTCATGCGATGGAGACAAGTTGGACATTGTATTAGTTCACGGCTACGGGGCAGCGTTGGGTTTCTTCTATAAGAACATCGAGGCGCTCAGCAGTATAGGAGGGTCTTCGCTTCATTTGGTAGACATGCTTGGGTTTGGTTGTTCAGGGCGTCCTGCCTTCCCCATTGAGGACTGCCGCAACGACATGGACAGGGTGTTGAGGGCCGAATCGTTCTTTGTAGACTCCTTTGAGGAGTGGAGACGCAAGAGAGGGGTGACCAAATGTGTCGTTATAGCGCATTCGCTTGGCGGGTACCTCATGTCTGCGTATTACTTGAAGTTTGGACGTGAAGTGGTAGAGAAGCTGATTTTAGTGTCCCCTGTTGGTGTTGAGGACAGTGAGGCGTCGCTGTTTCGCAAGTACAAATGTGGCTACGGTGGAGAAGACAGTGACGACAGTGATGATTGTGACCCCTTTGAGTATAATGTCGATAAGGATTACCGGATAGCGAAGGAACAAGGAGTTGATTTGAGCAAGGAGCTCACCGACCACCTACACGAACAAGAATGGGGTTTCGAagattatgatgatgaagatgacggAGACGGTGAGGATaagattgaagatgatgacgGGGTATCTCTAATGTCGGTGATTACACACGATGGGGACGCTGTAGATGACACGGAAATGCGACGGACACGGGTGGAGCAGGTTATGAGGCAGCTCAAGACCCGGGTAGTCCCTGGCAAGATCTTGACAAGGTTCTGGGAGAGGCATTATACTCCCATGGACATTGTTCGTCTCTTTGGGCCGTTGAGCGGTTCGGTGGTGGCCATTTGGGTGTACAACCGGTTCCAGAGGGTGCACAGTGAACCGGAGCTGTTTGACCTGTGCAACTACACCACGTCTTTGTTCCTCAGCAGAGGGGCCGGGGAGTATGCACTTGGAAGTCTCT
Protein-coding regions in this window:
- a CDS encoding uncharacterized protein (PKUD0E04000; similar to Saccharomyces cerevisiae YJL066C (MPM1); ancestral locus Anc_1.310), with the translated sequence MGIFDPSRNDQDKNKDVQINSVSLFDDKLGLDAIGDWHNQIQRTLSKTNDITLDALGTLKGLTNGVGSILGAFDDTITGSLLTPRISHKPNEIVTKGIPPPEVYDECKKAEGLGVWDQYGLWHCLFPRSSIPYDYHTGRRSDDIIIDDSSLVSREDIENDVDHKYGTFFKNMEDMLGWQSSMKRAIQEQKRRQWADWEKKEKSKWGFLTGFTNGDDSSEDDEGKTVVGRESETRVVTLPNGDLERTTVMRRRYSDGTSKVREFSEIIGPDGEVKK
- a CDS encoding uncharacterized protein (PKUD0E04010; similar to Saccharomyces cerevisiae YBR217W (ATG12); ancestral locus Anc_6.113); the encoded protein is MLIRLKAIGAIAQIHPSVEEFPDTAEFAAVHLHILRKLNLPDNQPLWCYVGNAFVPPMDTKLAVLDGMSSSKDILTVTYSQVEAFG
- a CDS encoding uncharacterized protein (PKUD0E04030; Pfam Domains: SNARE(1.9e-09)), with protein sequence MNSENPFEVPENPFSDPYVPVGSGNNASFMSECQRIKREIETYKSNTERLRHLQHQQMTSVSESEKQQILQSIDSLTMSMKSSQLDIKQSIEDLKLQVDRSDPDMVNQLNNLNRLFRSGLKDMIMEEDHFREAVTHQAVEQYQIINPQASYNEAQQFVLQNGPDDVFATSLEMQNKTAEARQVYENVKYRHDELVKIQEMAASLNQMFNDLQDIVLEQDEILNSANYQVNSAQQELEKGDANVVKAVNLSKRNRKCKWIILVLCIILAAIIAGVVAGVVKHFQNK
- a CDS encoding uncharacterized protein (PKUD0E04020; similar to Saccharomyces cerevisiae YOR046C (DBP5); ancestral locus Anc_5.643), producing the protein MSDIKKQDAADLMASLNLAESKAKEEKTVPKVDEATDVKKVETNENSTKEVKDADPKEPLPEGNLVKSTYEVKVKLADLQADPNSPLYSVKSFEELGLKPELLKGLYAMKFSKPSKIQEKALPLLLSNPARNMIGQSQSGTGKTAAFALTMLSRVDEGNPNVQAICLSPARELARQTLDVVQEMGKFTNIKTQLLVPGSLERDSKIDGHILVATPGFLLDMIRKKRVSVGSVKVFVLDEADNMLDQQGLGDQCSRIKKFLPKTTQLVLFSATFPDEVRRYAEKFVPNANSLELKHEELNVDAITQLYMDCADENEKFKNLCEFYGLMTIASSIIFVQRKDTADKLYMRMKQEGHAVSVLHGSLESSERDRLIDDFREGRSKVLITTNVLARGIDIPSVTMVVNYDMPFDKNDRPDPSTYLHRIGRTGRFGRRGVSISFIDSKKSYECLQSISKYFGGIEMKKLPNDDWDEIEEIVKKAFK
- a CDS encoding uncharacterized protein (PKUD0E04040; Pfam Domains: Abhydrolase_1(5.3e-19)) — protein: MSKVQNRETAEEDNRGGRKQQTLADEIGEAYGGHSFTIWDSLRVYLSSFRDQRKEYERKLLNHLPLFQGEGQHVYGREVEVLDVEVSGSYIHEVCIRNTEVSCDGDKLDIVLVHGYGAALGFFYKNIEALSSIGGSSLHLVDMLGFGCSGRPAFPIEDCRNDMDRVLRAESFFVDSFEEWRRKRGVTKCVVIAHSLGGYLMSAYYLKFGREVVEKLILVSPVGVEDSEASLFRKYKCGYGGEDSDDSDDCDPFEYNVDKDYRIAKEQGVDLSKELTDHLHEQEWGFEDYDDEDDGDGEDKIEDDDGVSLMSVITHDGDAVDDTEMRRTRVEQVMRQLKTRVVPGKILTRFWERHYTPMDIVRLFGPLSGSVVAIWVYNRFQRVHSEPELFDLCNYTTSLFLSRGAGEYALGSLLAPGSLARLPLCERLPSQIRVPVLLLYGEEDWMDKMAGYKLAQDINTYGGQAKYRVVRNGGHHLYVDNPDEFAKQVVQFIRERGSLE